In Alphaproteobacteria bacterium US3C007, one genomic interval encodes:
- a CDS encoding proline racemase family protein — protein MRSSKTIHVISAHAEGEVGDVIVGGVAPPPGATIWEQRNWIAKDETLRQFMLNEPRGGVFRHVNLLVPPKSPDAAAAFIIMEPEDTPPMSGSNSICVATVLLDGGLLPMQEPITEFSLEAPGGLVQIKAQCKNGKAERIFVQNLPSFAQQIAAPLEVAGIGTLSVDTAFGGDSFVMVDAAALGFQIAPDEAADLAKLGRKITDAANQQLRFSHPTNADWRHFSFCQFASPLEEDQEELRMKSAVAIQPGKIDRSPTGTALSAMMAVLHKKGKMRLGQTLTAHSIIGSEFAGRIVGLSDVNGTAAILPEISGRGWITGIHQHMLDPDDPWPQGYRLSDTWGAN, from the coding sequence ATGCGAAGTTCAAAAACCATCCACGTCATCTCGGCGCATGCAGAAGGCGAAGTTGGAGATGTGATCGTTGGGGGCGTTGCGCCGCCGCCGGGCGCCACGATCTGGGAGCAACGAAACTGGATCGCAAAAGATGAAACGCTGCGTCAATTTATGCTGAACGAGCCGCGTGGCGGCGTATTTCGCCACGTCAATCTTTTGGTCCCTCCCAAAAGCCCGGATGCCGCCGCCGCTTTCATCATCATGGAGCCCGAAGATACTCCGCCGATGTCCGGCTCAAACTCGATCTGCGTGGCCACTGTTTTGCTCGATGGCGGCCTTCTTCCGATGCAAGAGCCGATCACCGAATTTAGCCTTGAGGCCCCCGGAGGGCTGGTGCAGATTAAAGCCCAATGCAAGAACGGGAAGGCTGAACGGATATTTGTTCAAAATCTTCCCAGTTTCGCCCAACAAATTGCCGCGCCCCTTGAGGTTGCTGGGATTGGCACGCTGAGCGTCGACACAGCCTTTGGTGGCGATAGTTTTGTGATGGTGGATGCCGCCGCTTTAGGATTTCAAATTGCCCCGGATGAAGCCGCTGATCTTGCCAAATTGGGCCGCAAAATAACCGACGCGGCCAACCAGCAATTGCGCTTTTCTCATCCCACCAATGCCGATTGGAGGCATTTTTCGTTTTGCCAATTCGCAAGCCCATTGGAAGAAGATCAAGAGGAGCTGCGGATGAAATCTGCTGTGGCCATTCAACCAGGAAAGATTGACCGCTCGCCAACCGGCACTGCCCTCTCTGCGATGATGGCTGTTCTGCATAAAAAGGGCAAAATGCGCCTCGGCCAAACGCTCACAGCGCACTCTATCATCGGGTCAGAGTTTGCCGGACGCATTGTGGGTCTGTCTGACGTAAATGGCACCGCGGCCATTCTACCTGAAATAAGCGGCCGTGGTTGGATCACTGGCATTCACCAGCATATGCTGGATCCAGATGACCCATGGCCACAGGGCTACCGCCTATCCGATACATGGGGCGCAAATTAA
- the lpdA gene encoding dihydrolipoyl dehydrogenase: MAERAFDLVVIGAGPGGYVSAIRGAQLGLKVAIVEREHMGGICLNWGCIPTKAMLRSAEVFHLMQRAKEFGLSAKGIDYDLEAVVARSRGIAKQLNQGVGFLMKKNKITTLMGEARISSATSVDVTTKSKTETLKAKHIILATGARARELPGLEADGDLVWTYKHALTPSRMPKKLLVIGSGAIGIEFASFYNTLGTDTTVVEVMDRILPVEDAEISAFAKKQFEKQGMHILEKAMVKKLDRAKGKVTAHIEQAGKITTETFDTVISAVGILGNVENLGLEDTGIAVDRSHIVTDACCRTSIPTIFAIGDVAGAPWLAHKASHEGVMVAELIAGKKPHPVRPETIAGCTYCHPQIASVGYTEAQAREKGHEIKVGRFPFIGNGKAIALGEPEGLVKTIFDKKSGELLGAHMIGAEVTELIQGYVIGRQLETTEQDLMETVFPHPTLSEMMHESVLDAFDQVIHV; encoded by the coding sequence ATGGCAGAGCGTGCATTTGATCTGGTGGTTATTGGGGCGGGGCCCGGCGGCTATGTGTCTGCAATACGGGGCGCCCAACTTGGCTTGAAAGTCGCCATTGTCGAACGCGAGCATATGGGCGGCATCTGTCTCAATTGGGGCTGTATTCCAACCAAAGCGATGTTGCGATCGGCGGAGGTGTTCCACTTAATGCAGCGTGCAAAAGAATTCGGATTAAGCGCCAAAGGCATCGATTACGATCTTGAGGCTGTGGTGGCGCGCTCGCGCGGAATTGCCAAACAGTTAAATCAAGGCGTTGGCTTCTTGATGAAGAAAAATAAGATCACCACCCTGATGGGCGAGGCGCGTATCTCAAGCGCCACCAGCGTGGATGTAACGACGAAGAGCAAAACGGAAACGCTGAAAGCCAAGCATATCATTCTGGCCACGGGCGCCAGAGCGCGCGAATTGCCCGGGCTTGAAGCCGATGGCGATCTGGTTTGGACGTATAAGCACGCGCTGACGCCGAGCCGCATGCCCAAAAAACTATTGGTTATTGGGTCGGGCGCGATTGGAATTGAATTTGCCAGCTTTTACAACACGCTGGGCACAGATACCACGGTTGTAGAGGTTATGGACCGGATCCTGCCCGTAGAAGATGCCGAAATAAGTGCTTTTGCGAAAAAACAGTTTGAAAAGCAGGGCATGCATATTCTGGAAAAGGCCATGGTCAAAAAACTTGATCGGGCAAAGGGCAAAGTGACGGCGCATATTGAACAGGCCGGTAAAATCACCACCGAAACGTTTGACACGGTTATTTCTGCGGTTGGAATTTTGGGGAATGTTGAAAATTTAGGCTTGGAAGATACGGGCATTGCTGTTGATCGCAGCCATATCGTAACCGATGCTTGCTGCCGCACTTCTATCCCAACCATTTTCGCAATCGGCGACGTGGCTGGCGCCCCATGGCTTGCGCATAAAGCCAGCCATGAAGGGGTTATGGTTGCCGAGTTAATTGCGGGTAAAAAGCCGCATCCCGTGCGCCCCGAAACAATTGCAGGCTGCACCTATTGTCATCCTCAAATCGCCAGCGTCGGGTATACCGAAGCGCAAGCGCGCGAGAAGGGCCATGAGATTAAAGTTGGGCGGTTTCCATTTATCGGCAATGGCAAAGCCATCGCTTTAGGCGAGCCTGAGGGATTGGTAAAAACCATTTTTGATAAAAAATCGGGCGAATTGCTCGGGGCCCATATGATTGGCGCCGAGGTGACCGAGTTGATCCAAGGCTATGTGATCGGGCGTCAATTGGAAACCACAGAGCAAGATTTGATGGAAACGGTTTTCCCACATCCGACGCTGTCTGAAATGATGCATGAAAGCGTGTTGGATGCGTTTGATCAGGTGATCCACGTTTAG
- a CDS encoding DUF924 family protein, producing MAPDQILKFWLDETAPEKWYSVDLDLDAEIKHRFEPAWCELMQGRYGLWLTYPSGALAYIILADQFSRNMFRGQDKGFSSDTVALAASKSAINQKWDLRVDEPARQFFYLPLMHSENLIDQDRCVRLLKERMCDGGGQNLLHARAHREVIRNFGRFPERNSALSRKSSQAETDFIRDGGYGSLFQNLTVAI from the coding sequence ATGGCCCCTGATCAGATCTTAAAATTCTGGCTTGATGAGACTGCGCCAGAAAAATGGTATTCTGTTGATTTGGACCTTGATGCGGAAATCAAGCATCGCTTTGAGCCTGCTTGGTGCGAATTGATGCAGGGACGCTATGGCTTGTGGTTGACATATCCGAGCGGGGCTTTGGCTTATATCATTCTCGCAGATCAATTTTCGCGCAATATGTTTCGTGGTCAAGATAAAGGCTTTTCATCTGATACTGTGGCCTTGGCGGCGTCAAAATCGGCCATCAATCAGAAATGGGATTTGCGCGTTGATGAACCTGCGCGGCAATTTTTTTACCTGCCGCTGATGCATTCTGAGAATTTGATCGATCAGGATCGATGCGTGCGTTTGCTCAAAGAGCGCATGTGCGATGGCGGCGGCCAAAATTTGCTGCATGCCAGAGCACATCGTGAGGTTATTCGTAACTTTGGCAGGTTTCCTGAAAGAAACAGCGCGTTGTCGCGCAAGAGCAGCCAGGCCGAAACTGATTTTATTCGCGATGGCGGCTATGGCAGCCTGTTTCAAAATTTGACCGTTGCGATTTGA